The Mastacembelus armatus chromosome 9, fMasArm1.2, whole genome shotgun sequence genome contains a region encoding:
- the sgsm1a gene encoding small G protein signaling modulator 1 isoform X2, giving the protein MATIMAAETRQRLLRTVKKEVKQIMEEAVTRKFVHEDSSHIVSFCAAVEACVLHGLKRRAAGFLRSNKVAALFMKVGKSFAPAEELCRKAQELEQIIETKRSQSLQSQDSLRKMPRLPSLTPQVVKNLWIRTALFEKVLDKIVLYLVENSSKYYEKEAFLMDPVDGPILASLLVGPCALEYTKMKTADHFWTDPSADELVQRHRIHGGHCRQDSPTKRPALCIQKRHSSSSMDERPSPSPSAREYVESLHQNSRATLLFGKNNVLVQPKDDMEAIPGYLSLHQTADIMTLKWTPNQLMNGSVGDLDYERSMYWNYAMTIPLEEIVYLHCHQQVDSGGTVVLVSQDGIQRPPLHFPRGGHLLQFLSCLENGLLPHGQLDPPLWSQRGKGKVFPKLRKRGPQGSGSSDSVSDKEEDEATDYVFRILFPNSQSEFVTVTRPPHLTSSLSLQLSGQSLSKVGTLVVPKRSCSCPEESSSVTGSSLTPPDLMDQGATMWHPTLRKSSCSSCSQGSFSDGATPKGCNHERAPLKLLCDNMKYQIISRAFYGWLAYCRHLSTVRIHLSALVNHTIVAPDVPCDAYKGLTTDMWQKFLQDCTAYEEQELLRLVYFGGVDPSLRKEVWPFLLGHYQFGMSEAERKEVDEKVRVCYQQTMREWLGCEEIVRQREKEQHAAALAKCSSGASMDSSSQKMCHHDSTISNESQSSQSSDRQSMAHLQSDSSSSTQFFTSSHPFPWSSLLPFGLFFQVFESVEEVDQIETEPKNEEAKQVPRMPNGALQNGTSSPDSGHPSSRNFSITSGLSDGSFSTEDSTAPETTPRSAIVPQAPQSPVKPARVESEGLTEEMDSQVKGKAKEGEETPDVTKTAEITKTAGIQPDTKENVKMEGTKTEDKGLDTNTKGNKSSEERGKEVFSVDTMTVSAAATESNRALFEPGLKKIVGVSVKEPSKLEEKVESKTTKPQEVLLVEVKEKIPVQSVAPEVEKSLVLSADTRISRAREAYCASQKDEPQVLTESDDSPSAIEMEEIPKAKVSMVPWSRKGRCEASSSSEDSAPQAELRQEEEQGKPSPEGTESILSDEPEMESLYPHFDSLAGSGDTKNKATSEESAGSAFSQELLDLYTLNLHRIEKDVQRCDRNYWYFTPANLEKLRNIMCSYIWRHLDIGYVQGMCDLLAPLLVILDDEAMAFSCFTELMKRMNQNFPHGGAMDTHFANMRSLIQILDSELFELMHQNGDYTHFYFCYRWFLLDFKRELVYDDVFAVWETIWAAKYVSSSHFVLFIALALVEIYRDIILENNMDFTDIIKFFNEMAEHHNITQILTLARDLVYKVQMLIENK; this is encoded by the exons ATGGCAACAATCATGGCAG CAGAGACCCGTCAGAGGCTGCTGCGCACCGTCAAGAAGGAG GTGAAGCAGATTATGGAGGAAGCTGTCACCAGGAAATTTGTTCACGAAGACAGCAGCCATATTGTTTCCTTCTGTG CTGCAGTAGAGGCATGTGTACTGCACGGGCTGAAACGACGGGCAGCGGGCTTTCTGCGCAGCAACAAGGTGGCAGCACTTTTCATGAAGGTGGGGAAAAGCTTCGCCCCAGCTGAGGAGCTGTGTAGAAAAGCCCAGGAACTCGAGCAGATCATCGAGACAAA ACGAAGTCAAAGCTTGCAGAGTCAAGACAGTCTTCGGAAGATGCCCCGGCTGCCAAGCCTCACCCCACAGGTAGTCAAGAACTTGTGGATCCGGACGGCTCTATTTGAGAAGGTGCTTGACAAGATTGTCCTCTACCTTGTGGAAAACAGCAG TAAATACTACGAGAAAGAAGCTTTTCTAATGGACCCTGTAGATGGACCAATCCTTGCCTCTTTGTTAG TTGGACCTTGTGCTTTGGAGTACACGAAGATGAAGACAGCTGATCACTTCTGGACAGATCCGTCTGCCGACGAGTTGGTGCAAAGACATCGCATCCATGGTGGTCACTGCAGGCAGGACTCCCCCACCAAGAGACCCGCACTGTGT ATCCAGAAGCGGCACTCCAGCAGCAGTATGGATGAACGCCCTTCCCCCTCGCCATCAGCTCGTGAATACGTAGAGTCCCTGCATCAGAACAGCAGGGCGACCCTTCTGTTTGGCAAAAACAATGTTCTTGTACAGCCG AAGGATGACATGGAGGCTATCCCTGGTTACCTCTCGCTCCACCAGACTGCCGACATCATGACGCTGAAGTGGACACCCAATCAGCTCATGAATGGCTCTGTTGGAGACTTGGACTATGAACGCAG CATGTACTGGAACTACGCCATGACAATCCCTCTGGAGGAGATAGTTTACTTGCACTGTCATCAGCAAG TGGACAGTGGGGGGACGGTGGTGCTGGTCAGTCAGGATGGGATCCAAAGACCTCCACTTCATTTCCCCAGAGGAGGCCACTTGCTCCAGTTCCTCTCCTGCCTGGAGAATGGCCTCCTTCCTCATGGCCAGCTGGACCCACCGCTCTGGTCCCAGAGGGGAAAG GGAAAGGTGTTTCCTAAACTGCGGAAGAGGGGTCCTCAGGGATCTGGATCCTCCGACTCAGTCTCAGATAAGGAGGAGGATGAGGCTACAGACTATGTCTTCCGCATCCTATTTCCAAACAGCCAGTCAGAGTTTG TGACGGTAACCCGTCCTCCCCATCTgacttcctctctctctcttcaacTGAGTGGACAGTCCCTCTCCAAAGTAGGGACGCTTGTTGTCCCCAAGAGGTCCTGCAGCTGTCCTGAAGAATCCTCCTCAGTCACAGGAAGCAGCT tGACTCCTCCTGACCTGATGGATCAGGGAGCCACAATGTGGCATCCCACTCTCAGGAAGTCCTCTTGTTCCTCATGTTCCCAGGGGAGCTTCTCTGATGGAGCAACACCCAAGGGGTGCAACCATGAGAG GGCTCctctgaagctgctgtgtgacaACATGAAGTATCAGATCATCTCTCGGGCATTTTACGGCT GGTTGGCATACTGCCGTCACCTATCTACTGTGCGTATACACCTCTCCGCTCTCGTCAATCACACCATCGTGGCACCAGATGTGCCATGTGACGCTTACAAAGGTCTCACCACAGACATGTGGCAGAAATTCCTGCAAGACTGCACA GCGTATGAGGAGCAGGAGCTGCTGCGTCTGGTCTACTTTGGTGGTGTGGACCCCTCACTGCGTAAAGAGGTGTGGCCTTTCCTGTTGGGCCATTACCAGTTTGGGATGTCAGAAGCTGAGAGGAAGGAG GTGGACGAAAAGGTCCGTGTGTGCTACCAACAGACCATGCGTGAGTGGCTCGGGTGTGAGGAGATTGTCCGACAGCGGGAGAAGGAGCAGCATGCTGCAGCGTTAGCAAAGTGCTCCTCTGGGGCAAGCATGGACAGTTCCAGTCAGAAGATGTGCCATCATGACTCCACCATCAGCAATGAG TCCCAGTCCTCCCAGAGCTCAGACAGGCAGAGCATGGCTCACCTGCAGAGtgactccagcagcagcacacag TTCTTCACATCCTCCCATCCCTTCCCTTGGAGTAGCTTGCTTCCCTTTGGCTTGTTCTTTCAGGTGTTTGAGTCCGTAGAGGAGGTGGACCAGATCGAGACAGAGCCCAAGAACGAAGAGGCCAAACAGGTGCCAAGGATGCCTAATGGAGCTCTGCAGAACGGGACAAGCTCTCCTGACTCTGGGCATCCGTCCTCCCGCAACTTCTCGATCACATCTGGCCTGTCAGATGGCTCATTCAGCACAGAGGACAGCACAGCACCCGAAACAACCCCGAGATCTGCAATTGTGCCTCAGGCACCACAGAGCCCAGTCAAACCTGCGCGGGTGGAGAGTGAAGGTCTGACAGAGGAAATGGACAGCCAGGTGAAAGGCAAAGcaaaggaaggagaagaaacACCTGACGTGACCAAAACTGCAGAAATTACCAAGACTGCAGGGATTCAACCtgacacaaaagaaaatgttaaaatggaaGGAACCAAGACTGAAGATAAAGGCCTGGATACAAACACTAAAGGGAATAAATCATcagaggaaagagggaaagaagTATTCAGTGTGGATACTATGACGGTATCAGCAGCTGCTACCGAATCCAATAGAGCACTCTTTGAACCAGGTCTCAAAAAAATAGTAGGAGTGAGTGTCAAGGAACCATCAAAGCTTGAAGAAAAGGTTGAATCAAAGACAACTAAACCACAAGAGGTTTTATTGGtggaagtgaaagaaaaaataccTGTACAGTCTGTGGCTCCTGAGGTGGAAAAGAGTCTCGTCCTCTCAGCAGACACAAGGATCTCGAGAGCGAGAGAAGCCTACTGTGCCTCTCAGAAAGACGAGCCTCAGGTCCTGACTGAATCTGATGATTCTCCCTCAGCCATAGAGATGGAGGAGATCCCCAAAGCCAAAGTTTCCATGGTGCCTTGGAGCAGAAAGGGACGTTGTGAAGCCTCGTCTTCCTCTGAGGACTCGGCCCCTCAGGCAGAGCTCAGGCAAGAAGAGGAGCAGGGAAAACCTAGTCCAGAGGGTACTGAGTCCATCCTGTCTGATGAGCCAGAGATGGAAAGCCTTTACCCTCACTTTGACTCTCTGGCTGGATCTGGAGACACCAAGAACAAAGCAACCTCTGAAGAATCTGCTGGCAGTGCCTTCTCT caaGAGCTTTTGGACTTGTATACATTAAATCTGCACCGCATTGAAAAGGACGTCCAGCGGTGTGACAGGAACTACTGGTACTTCACCCCTGCAAACCTGGAGAAACTGCGCAACATTATGTGCAG CTATATCTGGAGGCACCTTGACATTGGTTATGTGCAGGGCATGTGTGATCTGCTGGCTCCGCTTCTAGTCATTCTGGATGATG AGGCCATGGCCTTCAGCTGTTTTACTGAGCTCATGAAGAGAATGAATCAAAACTTCCCACATGGTGGAGCTATGGATACTCATTTTGCCAACATGCGCTCTCTAATTCAG ATACTGGATTCTGAACTGTTTGAGCTAATGCACCAGAATGGAGACTACACCCACTTCTACTTCTGCTACCGCTGGTTCCTCCTGGACTTCAAGCGGG AGTTGGTGTATGATGATGTTTTTGCAGTCTGGGAAACCATCTGGGCAGCCAAGTATGTCTCCTCTAGTCACTTTGTTCTCTTCATTGCTCTGGCACTGGTGGAAATCTACAGGGACATCATCCTGGAGAACAACATGGACTTCACAGACATCATTAAGTTCTTCAATG AAATGGCAGAGCACCACAATATAACGCAGATTTTGACCCTGGCCAGGGATCTGGTGTACAAGGTGCAGATGCTGATAGAGAACAAGTGA
- the sgsm1a gene encoding small G protein signaling modulator 1 isoform X7, which translates to MATIMAEAETRQRLLRTVKKEVKQIMEEAVTRKFVHEDSSHIVSFCAAVEACVLHGLKRRAAGFLRSNKVAALFMKVGKSFAPAEELCRKAQELEQIIETKRSQSLQSQDSLRKMPRLPSLTPQVVKNLWIRTALFEKVLDKIVLYLVENSSKYYEKEAFLMDPVDGPILASLLVGPCALEYTKMKTADHFWTDPSADELVQRHRIHGGHCRQDSPTKRPALCIQKRHSSSSMDERPSPSPSAREYVESLHQNSRATLLFGKNNVLVQPKDDMEAIPGYLSLHQTADIMTLKWTPNQLMNGSVGDLDYERSMYWNYAMTIPLEEIVYLHCHQQVDSGGTVVLVSQDGIQRPPLHFPRGGHLLQFLSCLENGLLPHGQLDPPLWSQRGKGKVFPKLRKRGPQGSGSSDSVSDKEEDEATDYVFRILFPNSQSEFVTVTRPPHLTSSLSLQLSGQSLSKVGTLVVPKRSCSCPEESSSVTGSSLTPPDLMDQGATMWHPTLRKSSCSSCSQGSFSDGATPKGCNHERAPLKLLCDNMKYQIISRAFYGWLAYCRHLSTVRIHLSALVNHTIVAPDVPCDAYKGLTTDMWQKFLQDCTAYEEQELLRLVYFGGVDPSLRKEVWPFLLGHYQFGMSEAERKEVDEKVRVCYQQTMREWLGCEEIVRQREKEQHAAALAKCSSGASMDSSSQKMCHHDSTISNESQSSQSSDRQSMAHLQSDSSSSTQFFTSSHPFPWSSLLPFGLFFQVFESVEEVDQIETEPKNEEAKQVPRMPNGALQNGTSSPDSGHPSSRNFSITSGLSDGSFSTEDSTAPETTPRSAIVPQAPQSPVKPARVESEGLTEEMDSQVKGKAKEGEETPDVTKTAEITKTAGIQPDTKENVKMEGTKTEDKGLDTNTKGNKSSEERGKEVFSVDTMTVSAAATESNRALFEPGLKKIVGVSVKEPSKLEEKVESKTTKPQEVLLVEVKEKIPVQSVAPEVEKSLVLSADTRISRAREAYCASQKDEPQVLTESDDSPSAIEMEEIPKAKVSMVPWSRKGRCEASSSSEDSAPQAELRQEEEQGKPSPEGTESILSDEPEMESLYPHFDSLAGSGDTKNKATSEESAGSAFSQELLDLYTLNLHRIEKDVQRCDRNYWYFTPANLEKLRNIMCR; encoded by the exons ATGGCAACAATCATGGCAG aAGCAGAGACCCGTCAGAGGCTGCTGCGCACCGTCAAGAAGGAG GTGAAGCAGATTATGGAGGAAGCTGTCACCAGGAAATTTGTTCACGAAGACAGCAGCCATATTGTTTCCTTCTGTG CTGCAGTAGAGGCATGTGTACTGCACGGGCTGAAACGACGGGCAGCGGGCTTTCTGCGCAGCAACAAGGTGGCAGCACTTTTCATGAAGGTGGGGAAAAGCTTCGCCCCAGCTGAGGAGCTGTGTAGAAAAGCCCAGGAACTCGAGCAGATCATCGAGACAAA ACGAAGTCAAAGCTTGCAGAGTCAAGACAGTCTTCGGAAGATGCCCCGGCTGCCAAGCCTCACCCCACAGGTAGTCAAGAACTTGTGGATCCGGACGGCTCTATTTGAGAAGGTGCTTGACAAGATTGTCCTCTACCTTGTGGAAAACAGCAG TAAATACTACGAGAAAGAAGCTTTTCTAATGGACCCTGTAGATGGACCAATCCTTGCCTCTTTGTTAG TTGGACCTTGTGCTTTGGAGTACACGAAGATGAAGACAGCTGATCACTTCTGGACAGATCCGTCTGCCGACGAGTTGGTGCAAAGACATCGCATCCATGGTGGTCACTGCAGGCAGGACTCCCCCACCAAGAGACCCGCACTGTGT ATCCAGAAGCGGCACTCCAGCAGCAGTATGGATGAACGCCCTTCCCCCTCGCCATCAGCTCGTGAATACGTAGAGTCCCTGCATCAGAACAGCAGGGCGACCCTTCTGTTTGGCAAAAACAATGTTCTTGTACAGCCG AAGGATGACATGGAGGCTATCCCTGGTTACCTCTCGCTCCACCAGACTGCCGACATCATGACGCTGAAGTGGACACCCAATCAGCTCATGAATGGCTCTGTTGGAGACTTGGACTATGAACGCAG CATGTACTGGAACTACGCCATGACAATCCCTCTGGAGGAGATAGTTTACTTGCACTGTCATCAGCAAG TGGACAGTGGGGGGACGGTGGTGCTGGTCAGTCAGGATGGGATCCAAAGACCTCCACTTCATTTCCCCAGAGGAGGCCACTTGCTCCAGTTCCTCTCCTGCCTGGAGAATGGCCTCCTTCCTCATGGCCAGCTGGACCCACCGCTCTGGTCCCAGAGGGGAAAG GGAAAGGTGTTTCCTAAACTGCGGAAGAGGGGTCCTCAGGGATCTGGATCCTCCGACTCAGTCTCAGATAAGGAGGAGGATGAGGCTACAGACTATGTCTTCCGCATCCTATTTCCAAACAGCCAGTCAGAGTTTG TGACGGTAACCCGTCCTCCCCATCTgacttcctctctctctcttcaacTGAGTGGACAGTCCCTCTCCAAAGTAGGGACGCTTGTTGTCCCCAAGAGGTCCTGCAGCTGTCCTGAAGAATCCTCCTCAGTCACAGGAAGCAGCT tGACTCCTCCTGACCTGATGGATCAGGGAGCCACAATGTGGCATCCCACTCTCAGGAAGTCCTCTTGTTCCTCATGTTCCCAGGGGAGCTTCTCTGATGGAGCAACACCCAAGGGGTGCAACCATGAGAG GGCTCctctgaagctgctgtgtgacaACATGAAGTATCAGATCATCTCTCGGGCATTTTACGGCT GGTTGGCATACTGCCGTCACCTATCTACTGTGCGTATACACCTCTCCGCTCTCGTCAATCACACCATCGTGGCACCAGATGTGCCATGTGACGCTTACAAAGGTCTCACCACAGACATGTGGCAGAAATTCCTGCAAGACTGCACA GCGTATGAGGAGCAGGAGCTGCTGCGTCTGGTCTACTTTGGTGGTGTGGACCCCTCACTGCGTAAAGAGGTGTGGCCTTTCCTGTTGGGCCATTACCAGTTTGGGATGTCAGAAGCTGAGAGGAAGGAG GTGGACGAAAAGGTCCGTGTGTGCTACCAACAGACCATGCGTGAGTGGCTCGGGTGTGAGGAGATTGTCCGACAGCGGGAGAAGGAGCAGCATGCTGCAGCGTTAGCAAAGTGCTCCTCTGGGGCAAGCATGGACAGTTCCAGTCAGAAGATGTGCCATCATGACTCCACCATCAGCAATGAG TCCCAGTCCTCCCAGAGCTCAGACAGGCAGAGCATGGCTCACCTGCAGAGtgactccagcagcagcacacag TTCTTCACATCCTCCCATCCCTTCCCTTGGAGTAGCTTGCTTCCCTTTGGCTTGTTCTTTCAGGTGTTTGAGTCCGTAGAGGAGGTGGACCAGATCGAGACAGAGCCCAAGAACGAAGAGGCCAAACAGGTGCCAAGGATGCCTAATGGAGCTCTGCAGAACGGGACAAGCTCTCCTGACTCTGGGCATCCGTCCTCCCGCAACTTCTCGATCACATCTGGCCTGTCAGATGGCTCATTCAGCACAGAGGACAGCACAGCACCCGAAACAACCCCGAGATCTGCAATTGTGCCTCAGGCACCACAGAGCCCAGTCAAACCTGCGCGGGTGGAGAGTGAAGGTCTGACAGAGGAAATGGACAGCCAGGTGAAAGGCAAAGcaaaggaaggagaagaaacACCTGACGTGACCAAAACTGCAGAAATTACCAAGACTGCAGGGATTCAACCtgacacaaaagaaaatgttaaaatggaaGGAACCAAGACTGAAGATAAAGGCCTGGATACAAACACTAAAGGGAATAAATCATcagaggaaagagggaaagaagTATTCAGTGTGGATACTATGACGGTATCAGCAGCTGCTACCGAATCCAATAGAGCACTCTTTGAACCAGGTCTCAAAAAAATAGTAGGAGTGAGTGTCAAGGAACCATCAAAGCTTGAAGAAAAGGTTGAATCAAAGACAACTAAACCACAAGAGGTTTTATTGGtggaagtgaaagaaaaaataccTGTACAGTCTGTGGCTCCTGAGGTGGAAAAGAGTCTCGTCCTCTCAGCAGACACAAGGATCTCGAGAGCGAGAGAAGCCTACTGTGCCTCTCAGAAAGACGAGCCTCAGGTCCTGACTGAATCTGATGATTCTCCCTCAGCCATAGAGATGGAGGAGATCCCCAAAGCCAAAGTTTCCATGGTGCCTTGGAGCAGAAAGGGACGTTGTGAAGCCTCGTCTTCCTCTGAGGACTCGGCCCCTCAGGCAGAGCTCAGGCAAGAAGAGGAGCAGGGAAAACCTAGTCCAGAGGGTACTGAGTCCATCCTGTCTGATGAGCCAGAGATGGAAAGCCTTTACCCTCACTTTGACTCTCTGGCTGGATCTGGAGACACCAAGAACAAAGCAACCTCTGAAGAATCTGCTGGCAGTGCCTTCTCT caaGAGCTTTTGGACTTGTATACATTAAATCTGCACCGCATTGAAAAGGACGTCCAGCGGTGTGACAGGAACTACTGGTACTTCACCCCTGCAAACCTGGAGAAACTGCGCAACATTATGTGCAG GTAG